In Nonomuraea sp. NBC_00507, the following are encoded in one genomic region:
- a CDS encoding response regulator transcription factor, producing MIRVLIADDHPVVRQGLRTFLDLQDDITVVGEAGDGAQAVERVAELAPDVLLLDLKMPVLDGLGALERLAGTTTKVVVLTSVSDRGDVSPAMRAGASGFLYKDVDPSALVQAVRAVHGGQVLLAPEAAEAMLSTAGAPDVPAPVPLTDREREVLALIAAGRSNREIARSLAVAEKTVKTHVSNVLMKLGVQDRTQAALYAVRHGLG from the coding sequence TTGATCCGGGTGCTGATCGCTGACGATCATCCAGTGGTGCGGCAGGGGCTGCGGACGTTCCTCGACCTGCAGGACGACATCACGGTCGTCGGCGAGGCCGGCGATGGGGCGCAGGCCGTCGAGCGGGTCGCGGAGCTGGCCCCCGACGTGCTGTTGCTGGATCTGAAGATGCCCGTGCTCGACGGCCTCGGCGCGCTGGAGCGCCTGGCCGGGACGACGACCAAGGTGGTCGTGCTGACGTCGGTGAGCGATCGTGGGGACGTGAGCCCGGCGATGCGCGCCGGTGCGTCCGGGTTCCTCTACAAGGACGTCGACCCGTCCGCGCTGGTCCAGGCGGTCCGCGCCGTGCACGGCGGCCAGGTGCTGCTCGCGCCCGAAGCGGCCGAGGCGATGTTGTCCACGGCCGGCGCCCCGGACGTGCCCGCGCCGGTCCCGCTGACCGACCGCGAGCGCGAGGTGCTCGCGCTCATCGCGGCCGGCCGGTCCAACAGGGAGATCGCGCGGAGCCTGGCCGTCGCGGAGAAGACGGTCAAGACCCACGTCTCCAACGTGCTGATGAAGCTGGGTGTGCAGGACCGCACCCAGGCCGCACTGTACGCGGTACGGCACGGCCTGGGCTGA
- a CDS encoding GAF domain-containing sensor histidine kinase: MADRDEILQAVSSAVLAVTRHLSVREVLQVIVRSAQRLLDARYAALGVPDEEGSFGEFVAEGLTDKQWDAIGPLPRQHGMLGAMLREGAPVRLPDLRKDPRFEWWPKAHPVMKDFLGVPIRDGDDVLGIIFLANKRTPGGGFTQDDQDLLTLFAAHAAIALTNARLYERGRELAMLEERNRVARELHDAVTQKLFSLRLTAQAAGAMLTRDPGKAAVELERVQRLAGEALAELRAVIVELRPAELDRHGLTETLRKHVRMLDRLHPSLVAFECGELPPLDSTVEVAVLRVAQEALHNALRHSGASRILVRLVSEDGKLALTVSDDGSGFEQADSRGLGLVSMRDRAESVGGMMTVESAPGQGTTVRVEVGV, translated from the coding sequence ATGGCCGACCGAGACGAGATCCTGCAGGCGGTGAGCTCCGCCGTGCTCGCGGTCACCCGCCATCTGTCGGTCCGCGAGGTGCTGCAGGTGATCGTACGCTCGGCGCAGCGGCTGCTCGACGCCCGCTACGCCGCGCTGGGCGTGCCCGACGAAGAGGGGTCGTTCGGCGAGTTCGTCGCCGAGGGCCTCACCGACAAGCAGTGGGACGCGATCGGGCCGCTGCCCCGGCAGCATGGCATGCTCGGCGCGATGCTCCGCGAAGGCGCCCCCGTCAGGCTGCCCGACCTGCGCAAGGACCCCAGGTTCGAGTGGTGGCCGAAGGCCCATCCGGTGATGAAGGACTTCCTGGGCGTCCCCATCCGCGACGGCGACGACGTGCTCGGCATCATCTTCCTGGCCAACAAGCGCACGCCCGGCGGCGGCTTCACGCAAGATGACCAGGACCTGCTCACGTTGTTCGCGGCACACGCGGCGATCGCGCTGACCAACGCCAGGCTCTACGAGCGCGGCCGCGAGCTGGCCATGCTGGAGGAGCGCAACCGCGTGGCCAGGGAGCTGCACGACGCCGTCACGCAGAAGCTCTTCTCGCTCCGGCTCACCGCCCAGGCCGCGGGCGCGATGCTGACGCGGGACCCCGGCAAGGCGGCCGTGGAGCTCGAACGCGTCCAGCGCCTGGCCGGCGAGGCACTGGCGGAGCTGCGTGCCGTGATCGTGGAGCTGCGCCCGGCCGAGCTGGACCGGCACGGGCTGACCGAGACGCTGCGCAAGCACGTACGCATGCTCGACAGGCTCCATCCGTCCCTGGTCGCGTTCGAGTGCGGCGAGCTGCCGCCGCTGGATTCGACGGTCGAGGTGGCCGTGCTGCGGGTGGCCCAGGAGGCGCTGCACAACGCGCTCAGGCACTCCGGAGCCTCGCGGATCCTCGTACGCCTGGTTTCTGAGGACGGCAAGCTGGCGTTGACCGTCAGCGACGACGGCAGCGGGTTCGAGCAGGCGGACTCGCGCGGTCTCGGGCTGGTGTCGATGCGGGACAGGGCCGAGTCGGTCGGCGGCATGATGACGGTCGAGTCGGCCCCCGGCCAGGGGACCACGGTACGCGTGGAGGTGGGCGTTTGA
- a CDS encoding SDR family oxidoreductase, with translation MTNTALITGASRGLGLALARSLAGSGWNLVLTARGADDLERVAAELGATAIPGDVADPAHVERLARAAPELDLLVNNASDLGVTPLPPLAGYPLEAFRALLETNVTAPLALIQATLPALRSSSSGAIVNVTSDAATGAYEGWGGYGAGKAALEQLSNVLAAEEPGVRVWWVDPGEMNTHMLADAVGAEEAAAAADPAKVAAALHDLISSRPASGRVSLQ, from the coding sequence ATGACGAACACCGCACTCATCACCGGCGCCTCCCGCGGTCTCGGCCTCGCGCTGGCGCGCTCGCTGGCAGGCTCTGGCTGGAACCTCGTCCTCACCGCCCGCGGAGCGGACGACCTGGAGCGGGTCGCGGCCGAGCTGGGCGCGACCGCGATCCCGGGCGACGTGGCCGACCCCGCGCACGTCGAGCGGCTGGCCCGGGCGGCCCCCGAGCTGGACCTGCTGGTCAACAACGCCAGCGATCTGGGCGTGACGCCGCTGCCGCCTCTGGCGGGCTATCCGCTGGAGGCGTTCAGGGCGCTGCTGGAGACGAACGTGACCGCTCCCCTCGCCCTCATCCAGGCCACACTTCCGGCGCTGCGCTCGTCCTCCTCCGGCGCCATCGTGAACGTCACCTCCGACGCCGCCACCGGCGCGTACGAAGGCTGGGGCGGCTACGGCGCCGGCAAGGCCGCGCTGGAGCAGCTGTCGAACGTGCTGGCCGCCGAGGAGCCCGGGGTCCGCGTGTGGTGGGTGGATCCGGGCGAGATGAACACCCACATGCTGGCCGACGCGGTGGGCGCCGAAGAGGCCGCCGCCGCGGCCGACCCGGCGAAGGTGGCCGCGGCGCTGCACGATCTGATCAGCTCCCGGCCGGCCAGCGGACGAGTGAGCCTGCAATGA
- a CDS encoding S-adenosylmethionine:tRNA ribosyltransferase-isomerase has protein sequence MTTPALDFVLPPGLTAHEPPEARGLSRDAVRLMVSRGDTEPEHHRFVDLPGLLDPGDLIVVNNSATLPAAVRLDRLAVHFSTAREDGTWLVELRRRTAKATEPYGGGEAGEWLPLPGRATLRLIERETPRLWRAALDRDVGAYLRAYGVPIRYSYVDRDWPIDAYQTAFATVPGSAEMPSAARPFTADLVTALVARGVGIAPITLHTGVASPEKDEPPYAERYEVPASTARLVNLARRSGNRVVAAGTTVVRALETATGADGRVSAAAGWTEHVVTPERGVRAVTGLITGLHEPRSSHLLMLTAIAGEQALARAYDEALREGYLWHEFGDTHLILKK, from the coding sequence ATGACGACGCCGGCACTCGACTTCGTGCTGCCGCCCGGCCTGACGGCCCACGAGCCGCCCGAGGCCAGGGGGTTGTCCAGGGACGCGGTTCGCCTGATGGTCTCGCGTGGCGACACCGAGCCCGAGCACCACCGGTTCGTGGACCTGCCGGGGCTGCTCGACCCCGGGGACCTGATCGTGGTGAACAACTCGGCCACCCTGCCCGCGGCCGTCAGGCTCGACCGGCTGGCGGTGCACTTCTCCACCGCGCGCGAGGACGGCACATGGCTGGTCGAGTTGCGCAGGCGTACCGCGAAGGCCACCGAGCCGTACGGCGGGGGCGAGGCCGGGGAGTGGCTGCCGCTGCCGGGTCGGGCCACGCTGCGGCTGATCGAACGGGAGACGCCGCGGTTGTGGCGGGCGGCGCTGGATCGGGACGTGGGGGCCTACCTGCGCGCGTACGGGGTCCCGATCCGCTACTCCTACGTGGATCGGGACTGGCCGATCGACGCCTACCAGACCGCGTTCGCGACCGTGCCGGGCAGTGCGGAGATGCCGAGCGCGGCGCGGCCGTTCACCGCCGATCTCGTGACGGCGCTGGTGGCACGCGGGGTCGGGATCGCGCCGATCACTCTGCACACGGGGGTGGCCTCACCGGAGAAGGACGAGCCGCCGTACGCGGAGCGGTATGAGGTGCCGGCCTCGACCGCGCGGCTGGTCAATCTGGCCCGCCGGAGCGGCAACCGGGTGGTGGCGGCGGGCACGACGGTCGTACGGGCTCTGGAGACGGCCACGGGCGCGGACGGGCGGGTGAGCGCGGCCGCGGGCTGGACCGAGCACGTCGTCACCCCGGAACGCGGCGTGCGGGCCGTCACGGGGCTGATCACGGGACTGCACGAGCCGCGCTCCAGTCACCTGCTGATGCTGACCGCGATCGCGGGCGAGCAGGCCCTGGCCCGGGCGTATGACGAGGCGCTACGGGAGGGGTATCTGTGGCACGAGTTCGGCGACACACACTTGATACTGAAGAAATAG
- the serB gene encoding phosphoserine phosphatase SerB: MDQRTLLITLTGPDRPGVTSRLFSVLSGFPVTVSDIEQVVIRGRLTLGVLVAYAGGPSTGTGTTLGAMWTAVERVAEDLGMEVELSTGSQARDQRRRGRLSVSVLGATLQPAAIAGIAGRIAAAGANIDRIERLAQWPVTCIELSVSGANPDALRVELAAEAAAQEVDVAVQRTGLSRRAKRLIVMDVDSTLIQGEVIELLAAHAGCLDEVAKVTEQAMRGELDFAESLRKRVALLEGLPAEVFEQVRKQVVLTPGARTLVRTLKRLDYRFAIVSGGFTQITDGLVEELGIDYSAANVLEVVDGRLTGKVVGEIVDRPGKARALERFAREAHLPISQTVAIGDGANDLDMIAVAGLGIAFNAKPVVRQAADTAVNTPYLDSILYLLGISRDEVEAADAEDGVLTAG, translated from the coding sequence GTGGACCAGCGCACCCTCCTGATCACCCTGACCGGCCCCGACCGGCCCGGTGTCACGTCGCGTCTCTTCTCCGTCCTTTCCGGCTTCCCGGTGACGGTCTCCGACATTGAGCAGGTCGTCATCCGGGGCCGGCTCACGCTCGGCGTGCTCGTCGCGTACGCGGGCGGCCCCTCCACCGGTACCGGCACCACGCTCGGCGCCATGTGGACCGCCGTCGAGCGGGTGGCCGAGGACCTCGGCATGGAGGTCGAGCTCTCCACCGGATCCCAGGCCAGGGACCAGCGCCGCCGTGGCCGCCTGTCGGTCAGCGTGCTCGGCGCCACACTTCAGCCCGCCGCGATCGCAGGCATCGCCGGGCGCATCGCCGCCGCCGGCGCCAACATCGACCGCATCGAGCGCCTGGCCCAGTGGCCCGTCACCTGTATCGAGCTGTCCGTCTCCGGGGCCAACCCGGACGCGCTGCGGGTCGAGCTGGCCGCCGAGGCCGCCGCCCAGGAAGTCGACGTGGCCGTGCAGCGCACGGGCCTGTCCCGGCGGGCCAAGCGGCTGATCGTCATGGACGTCGACTCGACCCTCATCCAGGGCGAGGTCATCGAGCTGCTGGCCGCTCACGCCGGCTGCCTCGACGAGGTCGCCAAGGTCACTGAGCAGGCCATGCGCGGCGAGCTGGACTTCGCCGAGTCGCTGCGCAAGCGGGTCGCGTTGCTCGAAGGGCTGCCTGCCGAGGTGTTCGAGCAGGTGCGCAAGCAGGTCGTGCTCACGCCCGGCGCCCGTACGCTGGTGCGGACGCTCAAGCGGCTCGACTACCGCTTCGCCATCGTCAGCGGTGGCTTCACCCAGATCACCGACGGGCTGGTCGAGGAGCTGGGCATCGACTACTCCGCCGCGAACGTTCTGGAGGTCGTGGACGGGCGGCTGACCGGAAAAGTCGTCGGTGAGATCGTCGACCGGCCGGGCAAGGCCCGGGCGCTGGAGCGCTTCGCGCGCGAGGCCCACCTGCCGATCTCCCAGACCGTGGCCATCGGCGACGGGGCCAACGACCTGGACATGATCGCGGTGGCCGGGCTGGGGATCGCGTTCAACGCCAAGCCGGTGGTCCGCCAGGCCGCCGACACCGCGGTCAACACGCCCTACCTGGACTCGATCCTCTACCTGCTGGGGATCTCGCGGGACGAGGTGGAGGCGGCCGACGCCGAGGACGGCGTGCTCACGGCCGGCTAG
- a CDS encoding SixA phosphatase family protein, with product MRTLIVLRHAKAAHIPGLADRERPLTDRGERDAKRAGDEIRAAGLEPDAVLCSPALRTKRTAEIAFPEMEISYERDIYEAYPEELLELVRRSDPDLGTVVLCGHNPGVHELALGLAGGDYVFRPGAFAVIRVESAWADLYPGEGRLMTLWDPKEN from the coding sequence GTGCGGACGTTGATCGTACTGAGGCATGCGAAAGCCGCCCACATCCCCGGCCTGGCCGACCGGGAGCGGCCGCTGACCGACCGCGGGGAGCGGGACGCGAAGCGGGCGGGCGATGAGATCAGGGCTGCCGGGCTGGAACCGGACGCGGTGCTCTGCTCGCCGGCGCTCAGGACCAAGCGCACCGCCGAGATCGCCTTCCCCGAGATGGAGATCAGCTACGAGCGCGACATCTACGAGGCCTACCCCGAGGAGCTGCTGGAGCTGGTCCGCCGGTCCGATCCGGACCTGGGCACTGTGGTGTTGTGCGGCCACAACCCCGGCGTGCACGAATTGGCCTTGGGCCTGGCCGGAGGCGACTACGTGTTCCGGCCGGGCGCGTTCGCGGTGATCCGGGTGGAGTCGGCGTGGGCGGACCTCTACCCAGGAGAGGGCCGGCTGATGACGCTCTGGGATCCGAAGGAAAACTAG